A DNA window from Chelativorans sp. AA-79 contains the following coding sequences:
- a CDS encoding LacI family DNA-binding transcriptional regulator, whose protein sequence is MSEPTFDKVLRVASPESESPAERGPVRIEEVAKLAQVSPITVSRALRRPQMVSAVRRERIMKAVEVTGYFSNPHAKALKSGKSDIVAAFVSNILSEQFSLAIEGLADVLEPAGFQVVLGRTSYSYQRETTLIRSLTAMRPAAVFITGVMELESNRTFLRNMGVPIMESWALARDPIDMLVGFSNADGARMVAEHFAQRGHRKVAFIGRSGGRGMLRLNSFAEHCEQLGLELCQRISRDTVSGVPEGREAMQDLLSGHTDIEAVFCASDLLAVGALLEARERGLQVPGDIAIAGFGDSTLAEEITPGLTTIAADTRGVGTIAGQMLLERLQGGKIEQAIRHVPLQLIERGST, encoded by the coding sequence ATGAGCGAGCCGACATTCGACAAAGTTCTGCGAGTCGCTTCCCCAGAGAGCGAGAGCCCTGCCGAGCGCGGCCCCGTGCGCATCGAAGAGGTGGCCAAACTCGCACAAGTTTCGCCGATCACCGTATCGCGCGCCCTGCGCCGACCGCAAATGGTCTCCGCCGTGCGGCGCGAAAGGATCATGAAGGCGGTGGAGGTAACGGGCTATTTTTCCAACCCGCACGCCAAGGCGTTGAAAAGCGGCAAGTCCGACATCGTCGCCGCCTTCGTTTCCAACATCCTGAGCGAACAGTTCAGTCTTGCCATAGAAGGCCTGGCGGATGTTCTGGAGCCCGCGGGGTTCCAGGTCGTACTCGGACGTACCTCTTACTCCTATCAGCGCGAAACAACGTTGATCCGCTCATTGACGGCTATGCGACCGGCAGCCGTTTTCATCACCGGCGTGATGGAGCTTGAATCGAACCGTACCTTCTTACGAAATATGGGCGTTCCCATCATGGAAAGCTGGGCACTCGCGCGTGATCCAATTGATATGCTGGTCGGTTTTTCGAACGCCGACGGCGCACGCATGGTGGCTGAGCATTTCGCGCAGAGGGGACATCGCAAGGTCGCCTTCATTGGTCGAAGCGGCGGCCGCGGAATGCTGCGTCTTAACAGCTTCGCCGAACATTGCGAGCAACTGGGGCTCGAACTCTGCCAACGCATCTCGCGCGACACCGTTTCCGGAGTGCCGGAAGGACGCGAAGCCATGCAGGATCTCCTTAGCGGACACACCGACATAGAAGCCGTTTTCTGCGCCAGCGATCTCCTTGCCGTTGGCGCACTCCTGGAAGCGAGGGAAAGAGGACTGCAGGTTCCCGGCGACATCGCCATCGCGGGTTTCGGCGATTCTACGCTGGCAGAAGAAATAACGCCGGGGTTGACCACCATAGCCGCCGATACGCGTGGAGTGGGGACAATTGCCGGTCAGATGCTCCTGGAGCGGTTACAGGGAGGCAAGATTGAACAAGCTATCCGCCATGTCCCTCTTCAACTGATAGAACGCGGGTCGACCTGA
- a CDS encoding RidA family protein — MSIKRYESGSRMSQAVVANGLVHVAGQVANDRRASIEQQTQEVLDKVLALVEQAGSDKSKIVAVNVFLPHITDFDAMNSIYDEWIDPANPPARACVEARLADPDLRVEMTAIAAL, encoded by the coding sequence ATGTCCATCAAGCGTTATGAAAGCGGCTCGCGCATGAGCCAGGCAGTCGTGGCCAACGGCCTCGTCCATGTCGCCGGTCAGGTTGCCAACGATCGCAGGGCCTCCATCGAGCAGCAGACGCAGGAGGTCCTCGACAAGGTTCTCGCTCTCGTCGAGCAGGCTGGCTCGGATAAGTCGAAGATTGTGGCGGTCAACGTATTCCTGCCGCATATCACCGACTTCGATGCAATGAACAGCATCTACGATGAGTGGATCGATCCAGCCAATCCGCCAGCCCGCGCCTGCGTGGAAGCACGTTTGGCGGATCCCGACCTGCGCGTCGAGATGACTGCAATCGCGGCCCTTTGA
- a CDS encoding amino acid ABC transporter permease, which produces MQNLNFQQVLRYQDEFMEGLLTTLQMTGISALFGLIIGIFGAVLLINGPKPIRILLKSYIEIIRNTPPLIQLFVIFFIFPSVGVRLSPFPAACVALSIYFGAYAIEIIRSGLNSIPKSQIEAGECLGLTRFEVFRFVILAPALRNIYPSLTSQLILLLLGTSVASQIAATELFHTGTFVESRTFRSFEVYALIAAIYVAVVIASRILFAAIGALAFRWPVRR; this is translated from the coding sequence ATGCAGAATCTCAATTTCCAGCAGGTCCTGCGCTATCAGGACGAGTTCATGGAAGGCTTGCTTACCACCCTGCAGATGACCGGTATCTCTGCGTTGTTCGGGCTGATCATCGGCATCTTCGGCGCAGTTCTCCTCATCAATGGGCCGAAACCCATCCGCATCCTGCTGAAAAGCTATATCGAAATCATCCGGAACACGCCGCCGCTGATCCAGCTCTTCGTTATCTTCTTTATCTTTCCGAGCGTTGGCGTAAGGCTGTCGCCTTTCCCTGCCGCCTGCGTCGCGCTCAGCATTTATTTCGGCGCCTACGCGATCGAGATCATCCGCTCAGGCCTGAATTCCATTCCGAAAAGTCAGATCGAAGCAGGCGAGTGCCTTGGTTTGACACGTTTCGAGGTGTTCCGTTTCGTCATTCTCGCGCCGGCGCTCCGTAATATCTATCCCTCGCTCACCAGCCAACTCATTCTGCTTCTTCTCGGCACTTCCGTCGCCTCGCAGATCGCGGCGACCGAGCTCTTCCACACGGGGACCTTCGTGGAATCGCGCACCTTCCGCTCATTCGAGGTGTATGCGCTGATCGCCGCTATCTACGTCGCGGTCGTCATCGCCAGCCGAATCCTATTCGCCGCCATCGGAGCGCTGGCGTTCCGCTGGCCCGTGCGCCGCTAG
- a CDS encoding TRAP transporter fused permease subunit, translating to MDTTPEEDRAPVPARKPIVWLEGLAGTLIVLLSIAYAGDIHRYVGLSIYDAQLLAAGLTLALTTGFLAIARRATGQMLCVLALIAAAVTFGAGAYLSFDYITITMEAPYLPMWLVFLSGAFLGALLLNIVPSVGYGILVVVLVFIGYGLFGHLMPGAFRSRETLPSELLIYLATDANGMLGTALKVAIVIVVPYLLFGKLLSACGAASFFNDGALALMGRFRGGPAKVAVTASSLFGSISGNAVGNVVGTGVVTIPMMKRAGFQPAYAGAVEATASTGGQLVPPVMGAAAFIMADMIQVDYVNIMLAALPAAILYYVAIFINVDLRAGKRNLLAVPREEIPSGWGALKAGWHFVIPFAVLFYALFALNMRPERAAVIATVVLLFASFVIGYKGDRMKLRDLLPLIADTGRSALDLIIVCAAAGIIIGVLNISGLAFNLTMNIVAASGSNVAVLAVITALISVVLGMGMPTVGVYILLATLVAPALVEVGVPVIAAHLFVFYFGLLSMITPPVALASFAAANIAGASAWTTSMEAMKIAWPAYIVPFLFISTPALTFDGTWTQVIWTLATAILGIYMVTAAIVGFFRRSLNMGERVTIGIAGVLALLPASLLPGFIWTDVIGLIAFCGIYALIRPYPGREDPRHVGQHP from the coding sequence ATGGACACGACGCCCGAAGAAGATCGCGCGCCGGTTCCGGCGCGTAAGCCGATCGTGTGGCTGGAAGGTCTGGCTGGCACGCTGATCGTTCTGCTCTCGATCGCCTATGCGGGCGACATCCATCGCTATGTCGGCCTGTCGATCTACGACGCGCAGCTTCTCGCTGCGGGGCTGACGCTGGCGCTGACCACCGGCTTCCTGGCCATCGCCAGACGGGCCACAGGACAGATGCTATGCGTCCTCGCGCTGATCGCCGCGGCCGTGACGTTCGGCGCCGGCGCCTATCTGTCGTTCGACTACATCACGATCACGATGGAGGCGCCTTATCTGCCCATGTGGCTGGTGTTTCTGTCCGGAGCATTCCTGGGCGCTCTGCTTCTGAACATCGTGCCTTCGGTCGGCTACGGCATCCTCGTGGTCGTTCTCGTCTTCATCGGCTACGGTCTTTTCGGACATTTGATGCCGGGCGCTTTTCGCAGCCGCGAGACTCTGCCTTCGGAACTGCTGATCTACCTCGCCACCGATGCCAATGGCATGCTCGGCACCGCACTGAAGGTCGCTATCGTCATCGTCGTTCCCTACCTGCTTTTCGGCAAGCTCCTGTCGGCCTGCGGGGCGGCGAGCTTCTTCAATGATGGCGCGCTGGCGCTGATGGGTCGCTTTCGCGGCGGCCCGGCGAAGGTCGCCGTCACGGCGTCGTCGCTGTTCGGGTCGATCTCGGGCAACGCAGTCGGTAACGTGGTCGGCACTGGCGTCGTGACGATTCCGATGATGAAGCGCGCCGGCTTCCAGCCAGCCTATGCGGGTGCGGTGGAGGCGACTGCGTCGACCGGCGGACAGCTCGTGCCGCCGGTAATGGGCGCGGCCGCGTTCATCATGGCCGACATGATCCAGGTCGACTACGTCAACATCATGCTGGCGGCGCTGCCGGCGGCGATCCTCTATTACGTTGCGATCTTCATTAATGTCGATCTGAGGGCGGGAAAGCGCAATCTGCTCGCCGTGCCGCGCGAGGAGATTCCGAGCGGCTGGGGCGCGCTGAAAGCCGGATGGCACTTCGTCATCCCATTCGCCGTGCTCTTCTACGCGCTCTTCGCGCTCAACATGCGCCCCGAACGCGCCGCCGTCATTGCCACCGTGGTCCTGCTCTTCGCCAGCTTCGTCATCGGCTATAAGGGTGACCGCATGAAGTTGCGCGACCTGCTGCCTCTGATTGCCGATACGGGGCGCTCCGCTCTCGATCTCATCATCGTCTGCGCGGCGGCGGGCATCATCATCGGCGTCCTCAACATTTCCGGCCTTGCCTTCAACCTGACGATGAACATCGTCGCTGCGAGCGGCAGCAACGTGGCGGTTCTGGCTGTCATCACAGCGCTGATCAGCGTCGTTCTCGGCATGGGCATGCCGACCGTCGGTGTCTATATCCTGCTCGCCACGCTGGTCGCTCCCGCGCTGGTCGAAGTCGGCGTGCCGGTCATCGCCGCGCATCTCTTCGTCTTCTATTTCGGGCTCCTGTCGATGATCACGCCGCCGGTAGCGCTCGCCTCTTTCGCGGCTGCCAACATCGCAGGTGCTTCGGCCTGGACGACGAGCATGGAGGCGATGAAGATCGCATGGCCGGCCTATATCGTGCCGTTCCTATTCATCTCCACTCCGGCGCTCACCTTCGACGGCACCTGGACACAGGTGATCTGGACGCTCGCCACCGCCATCCTCGGCATCTACATGGTGACAGCCGCGATCGTCGGCTTTTTCAGGCGCAGCCTCAATATGGGCGAGCGGGTGACCATCGGCATCGCCGGCGTGCTGGCGCTTCTGCCGGCCAGCCTGCTGCCAGGCTTCATCTGGACGGACGTGATCGGGCTCATCGCCTTCTGCGGGATATATGCGCTCATCAGGCCATATCCTGGCAGGGAGGACCCCCGGCACGTTGGGCAGCACCCTTGA
- a CDS encoding transporter substrate-binding domain-containing protein produces MLKLKALVIAAGVAIAATIPAKADQLQDILSAGQIRVGVLLDVAPWGFNDENGEPAGLDIEVAQLLASDLGVDLELVQVTGPNRIPSLLADKVDVLIAALGATPERAQQVAFSQPYAAVELGVYGPADMEKAETPDQLAGQSIAVAKGTTLDLWLTENAPDANLIRFEDVPSVLSAYMAGQATSFAENSAIVAEAAQDNPDAEMELKFLIRQSPAHIAVRQGEPDFLRWLDTFLFANRLNGKLPELQEKWFNVKQENLPRI; encoded by the coding sequence ATGCTCAAATTGAAAGCGCTTGTGATTGCCGCCGGCGTCGCGATTGCCGCAACCATCCCCGCGAAAGCTGATCAGCTTCAGGACATTCTGTCTGCCGGCCAAATCCGCGTCGGTGTACTGCTCGACGTGGCTCCTTGGGGCTTCAATGATGAGAACGGCGAACCTGCCGGCCTCGATATAGAGGTTGCACAGCTTCTGGCGAGCGATCTTGGCGTCGATCTGGAACTTGTGCAGGTAACCGGGCCCAACCGCATTCCGAGCCTGCTTGCCGACAAGGTGGACGTCTTGATCGCTGCGCTGGGTGCCACGCCGGAGCGCGCGCAACAGGTCGCCTTCTCCCAGCCCTATGCTGCGGTCGAACTCGGTGTCTATGGCCCGGCCGACATGGAGAAGGCGGAAACGCCGGATCAACTCGCCGGTCAAAGCATCGCAGTCGCAAAAGGCACGACGCTCGACCTCTGGCTGACCGAAAATGCGCCTGACGCCAATCTCATCCGTTTCGAAGACGTACCGTCCGTTCTTTCCGCTTATATGGCAGGCCAGGCAACCTCATTCGCCGAGAACAGTGCGATCGTCGCCGAAGCGGCCCAGGACAATCCGGATGCGGAAATGGAACTGAAGTTCCTCATCCGGCAGTCGCCGGCCCATATCGCCGTCCGCCAGGGCGAGCCGGACTTTTTGCGCTGGCTCGACACCTTCCTCTTCGCCAACCGCTTGAACGGCAAGTTGCCGGAGCTTCAGGAAAAGTGGTTCAACGTGAAGCAGGAAAACCTGCCCCGCATCTGA
- a CDS encoding threonine/serine dehydratase: protein MIDLNDVRAAAKRIEGYVRRTPLVPATQFRDPVCKGMLHLKLECLQPSGSFKARGAASKLFASDPNAVARGLVAASGGNHGLAVARSANLKNVPAHIFLPENVQPEKVEKMRRWGAETVIAGADYDEANAGALAHAKKSGALYFHSFADPLIVAGQGTVGLEIFEDLPNVDTVVIAVGGGGFITGAAVALKALKPSIRIVGVEPTGSPTLHNSLRSGDVVTLDEVTTRVPTMACRRTDDALFALTRQVVDEVVLVEDQAMADAASQLWFEFGIAADLSGAATIAALATGAIQTKDNEVICAPVCGAGLPL from the coding sequence ATGATCGATCTCAACGATGTCCGTGCCGCTGCCAAGCGAATAGAGGGATATGTCCGACGCACGCCGCTCGTACCTGCGACGCAGTTCCGCGATCCGGTCTGCAAGGGGATGCTCCACCTGAAGCTCGAATGCCTGCAGCCATCGGGCTCGTTCAAGGCTCGCGGCGCTGCCAGCAAACTGTTCGCTTCCGATCCGAATGCAGTAGCGCGCGGTCTTGTCGCCGCGTCGGGCGGAAATCACGGCCTTGCAGTCGCCCGCAGCGCCAACTTAAAGAACGTTCCAGCGCACATCTTCCTGCCGGAAAACGTCCAGCCGGAGAAAGTCGAGAAGATGCGCCGCTGGGGTGCGGAAACGGTGATTGCCGGTGCCGATTATGACGAAGCGAATGCCGGCGCTCTCGCCCACGCAAAGAAATCCGGAGCGCTTTACTTCCACTCCTTCGCCGACCCGTTGATCGTGGCCGGCCAGGGTACGGTGGGCTTGGAGATTTTCGAGGATCTGCCGAACGTCGATACGGTCGTCATCGCTGTGGGCGGCGGCGGCTTCATCACTGGCGCCGCAGTTGCGCTGAAAGCGCTGAAGCCATCGATTCGCATTGTCGGAGTGGAGCCGACTGGGTCGCCGACACTCCATAATTCGCTTCGGTCTGGCGATGTCGTAACGCTCGATGAAGTAACGACGCGTGTTCCCACGATGGCGTGCCGGCGGACCGATGACGCCCTGTTCGCGTTGACGCGGCAGGTCGTTGACGAGGTGGTGTTGGTCGAGGATCAGGCGATGGCCGATGCCGCGAGCCAGCTCTGGTTCGAATTCGGTATCGCCGCAGACCTGAGCGGCGCGGCCACCATCGCTGCTCTCGCGACCGGCGCCATTCAAACAAAGGACAACGAGGTCATCTGTGCACCAGTATGTGGCGCAGGCCTGCCTCTATGA
- a CDS encoding alanine racemase, translated as MARRTSAAVIGERRYSGTRGLRAAPTAGDFVVDDTLRGIPAGTRPFAGADIDKHSWSVTAGDLASPVLTIRESAYRANRDAIFAYAREHGVLFAPHAKTPMSPEIAHDLVTNGAWGLSVANLQQASVLLGCGTTRLLLANQIGGATNGERLGRLLVRHPEAEVVLFVDSETALAAAMRAGEIAGRPQPVMIEMGLARGGCRTTEDAQRLIDVAGNARHLRLAGVAAYEGAVASDDDVATQEGISMLNALSADVFAQVRKIVPNERLILSSGGSQFFDLVVSGLKPVADADGNADLMLRSGAIFFYDHGVYARAMKRMDARGGFVRDGKAAVASDIFEPAMRLWAEVLSRPEPGLAICGLGMRDVSFDQGFPVALAVWRDGKKVRDLEGAASIEKLNDQHGFLRIGEGPALCVGDLVEFGISHPCTCFDRWRAFFVIDDNDRVTSVHQTFFG; from the coding sequence ATGGCGAGGCGTACATCGGCAGCCGTGATCGGCGAGAGGCGGTATAGCGGCACGAGGGGGCTTCGGGCGGCTCCGACGGCCGGCGATTTCGTCGTCGACGACACGCTTCGTGGTATTCCGGCCGGGACCCGACCCTTTGCCGGCGCGGATATCGACAAGCACTCCTGGTCCGTGACGGCCGGCGATCTCGCCTCTCCCGTGCTTACTATCCGCGAAAGCGCCTATCGGGCCAACCGCGACGCGATCTTCGCCTATGCGCGGGAGCACGGGGTGCTCTTTGCCCCGCATGCGAAGACGCCGATGTCGCCGGAAATCGCGCACGACTTGGTAACGAACGGCGCTTGGGGTCTGTCCGTCGCCAATCTTCAGCAGGCGAGCGTCCTTCTTGGTTGCGGCACCACCCGCCTTCTCCTCGCCAACCAGATTGGCGGCGCAACCAATGGCGAGCGTCTCGGTCGCCTGCTTGTCCGGCATCCTGAGGCGGAGGTCGTCCTTTTCGTCGATTCCGAAACCGCGCTTGCCGCCGCAATGCGGGCCGGCGAGATTGCCGGGCGGCCACAACCCGTGATGATAGAGATGGGCCTCGCCCGCGGCGGTTGCCGTACGACGGAGGATGCCCAACGCCTTATCGACGTTGCAGGCAACGCGCGGCACCTTCGGCTCGCCGGCGTCGCTGCCTATGAAGGCGCGGTCGCAAGCGACGATGACGTCGCGACCCAAGAAGGGATTTCTATGCTGAACGCCCTTTCAGCCGATGTCTTCGCCCAAGTCCGAAAGATCGTGCCGAACGAACGGCTCATCCTCTCCTCCGGCGGCTCGCAATTTTTCGATCTCGTCGTTAGCGGATTGAAGCCGGTTGCCGATGCAGACGGCAATGCCGATCTCATGCTTCGAAGCGGTGCTATCTTCTTCTACGACCACGGGGTCTATGCCCGCGCCATGAAGCGGATGGATGCCCGCGGCGGATTCGTTCGGGACGGCAAGGCCGCGGTCGCGTCCGATATCTTCGAGCCGGCGATGCGGCTCTGGGCGGAGGTGCTTTCGCGACCGGAGCCGGGCCTCGCAATCTGCGGTCTCGGCATGCGCGACGTTTCCTTCGACCAGGGCTTTCCCGTCGCGCTTGCGGTATGGCGGGACGGGAAGAAGGTGCGGGATCTCGAAGGCGCGGCTTCGATCGAAAAGCTCAACGATCAGCATGGCTTTCTGCGCATCGGGGAAGGCCCGGCGCTTTGCGTGGGTGATCTCGTCGAGTTCGGCATCTCCCATCCTTGCACCTGCTTCGACCGCTGGCGTGCGTTCTTCGTGATCGACGATAACGATCGCGTCACGTCGGTCCATCAAACCTTCTTCGGCTGA
- a CDS encoding amino acid ABC transporter permease, giving the protein MRSLSTVDFIAFAHGLQWTLVLVLLSFFFGGLLGLVLALLRTSPLLPLRLFASLILQIVQGVPLLALLMFFYFGMPVFLGVEVPSLTAVTVAFSIYSGVFLGEIWRGGIEAVKYTQWEAAASLGLSRYEQFRFVIAPQALKISLPATVGFLVQLIKGTSLAAVVGFVELTRAGQIAAAATFQQLLIYSIVAAIYFAICFPLTTWSRSLEARLNGTG; this is encoded by the coding sequence ATGCGCAGCCTCTCGACCGTCGACTTCATCGCTTTCGCCCACGGCTTGCAATGGACCCTTGTGCTGGTCTTACTCTCCTTCTTCTTCGGTGGCCTTCTCGGTCTTGTGCTCGCGCTCCTTAGAACGAGCCCGCTTCTGCCGCTCCGCCTTTTCGCCTCGCTCATCCTGCAGATCGTGCAGGGTGTTCCGCTGCTGGCGCTGCTGATGTTTTTCTATTTCGGCATGCCGGTGTTCCTCGGCGTGGAAGTGCCGTCGCTGACGGCGGTGACGGTCGCCTTCTCGATCTATTCCGGTGTCTTCCTGGGTGAAATCTGGCGCGGCGGTATCGAGGCCGTCAAATACACCCAGTGGGAAGCAGCCGCCTCGCTTGGCCTCAGCCGTTACGAACAGTTCCGTTTTGTCATCGCGCCACAGGCACTGAAGATTTCGCTTCCGGCAACCGTCGGTTTCCTCGTCCAGCTCATCAAGGGAACCTCGCTCGCGGCCGTCGTCGGCTTTGTCGAGCTGACCCGCGCCGGCCAGATCGCCGCGGCTGCAACGTTCCAGCAGCTTCTCATCTACTCCATCGTCGCGGCGATCTATTTCGCGATCTGCTTCCCGCTCACCACCTGGTCCCGTTCACTCGAGGCACGTCTCAATGGCACTGGTTGA
- a CDS encoding succinylglutamate desuccinylase/aspartoacylase family protein codes for MTDITETKPRKSTAFATVDFDREGRQAGHIHIPHSPHTDAWGATRIPIAVVKNGKGPTVLLTGGNHGDEHEGPIVLGELFRELQPEDITGRVIIIPALNLPAVRAAHRTSPVDGLNLNRTYPGDPAGTISQQISAFVCDHLYPIADAFIDLHSGGSSLDILPSAIVEPAADFALLKRNIEAVLAFDAPLTVVISNLGEQRTSTAASVSAGLTTVGTEMAGAGAVSLEALSIARRGVRNVLSHLGVLPSEPTRKSSAEREVLEIPGKDGYVFAPEAGVFEPFHANGTRVKKGDPAGRIHFVENPERAPLQLAYAQDGILYGRRHPGRVEPGNCCLVVAAPYQGDLL; via the coding sequence TTGACCGACATCACCGAGACAAAACCCCGCAAGAGCACAGCTTTTGCGACCGTCGACTTCGACCGCGAAGGCCGCCAGGCCGGCCATATTCACATTCCGCATTCGCCCCATACCGATGCCTGGGGGGCGACCCGCATCCCTATTGCGGTCGTGAAGAACGGGAAAGGTCCGACCGTGCTTCTGACCGGGGGCAATCATGGCGACGAACACGAAGGTCCCATTGTCCTCGGCGAGCTCTTCCGGGAATTGCAGCCGGAGGACATTACAGGACGCGTCATCATCATTCCGGCACTCAACTTGCCCGCTGTGCGCGCGGCGCACCGGACGTCGCCCGTAGACGGACTAAACCTCAACCGCACCTATCCGGGTGATCCCGCCGGTACGATCTCGCAGCAGATATCCGCTTTCGTCTGCGACCATCTCTATCCGATCGCCGACGCGTTCATTGATCTCCATTCGGGCGGCTCGTCGCTCGACATCCTGCCGAGCGCAATCGTCGAGCCCGCAGCGGATTTCGCTCTCCTGAAGCGCAACATCGAAGCCGTGCTGGCCTTCGACGCGCCGCTGACCGTAGTCATCAGCAATCTCGGTGAGCAGCGAACCTCCACGGCAGCATCCGTCAGTGCCGGCTTGACGACGGTGGGAACCGAAATGGCTGGTGCCGGCGCAGTTTCGCTGGAAGCGCTTTCGATCGCCCGACGGGGTGTGCGCAACGTTCTCAGTCATCTCGGAGTCCTGCCCAGCGAACCGACGAGAAAAAGCAGCGCCGAGCGCGAAGTGCTCGAGATACCGGGCAAGGACGGTTATGTCTTCGCGCCGGAGGCTGGCGTTTTCGAGCCTTTCCACGCCAATGGAACGCGGGTGAAAAAGGGCGATCCGGCCGGCCGCATTCACTTCGTCGAGAACCCGGAGCGCGCGCCGCTTCAACTCGCCTATGCCCAGGATGGCATCCTCTATGGCCGCCGTCATCCAGGCCGGGTCGAACCCGGCAATTGCTGCCTCGTCGTCGCGGCACCCTACCAGGGGGACCTCTTATGA
- a CDS encoding amino acid ABC transporter ATP-binding protein, translating into MALVEIKYVRKSFGNLEVLKDVSLEVKEGEIVTIIGRSGSGKSTLLRCINGLEATQGGEIIVEGQHVSPKMRGLRELRQKVGIVFQAFNLFPHLTVERNITLAPIRTKKVDRAGARALAEQVLAQVGLAEKIDAYPEQLSGGQQQRVAIARCLAMSPDLMLFDEVTSALDPELVGEVLKVMEDMARRGMTMILVTHEMGFARDVATKLVFMHQGKVWEEGPPAELFANPKTPELKSFIGSHRH; encoded by the coding sequence ATGGCACTGGTTGAAATCAAGTACGTCCGCAAATCTTTCGGTAATCTGGAGGTGCTGAAGGATGTTTCGCTTGAGGTGAAGGAGGGCGAGATCGTCACCATCATCGGGCGAAGTGGCTCGGGCAAAAGCACACTGCTGAGATGCATCAACGGGCTCGAAGCCACGCAGGGCGGCGAGATAATCGTGGAGGGCCAGCATGTCTCGCCCAAAATGAGGGGGCTTCGCGAGCTTCGCCAAAAGGTCGGCATCGTCTTCCAAGCCTTTAATCTTTTTCCGCATCTGACGGTGGAACGCAACATCACGCTGGCACCGATCCGCACGAAGAAGGTCGACCGGGCAGGTGCACGCGCACTTGCCGAGCAAGTGCTGGCGCAAGTGGGGTTGGCGGAGAAGATCGACGCTTATCCCGAACAGCTTTCCGGCGGCCAGCAGCAGCGCGTGGCGATCGCGCGATGCCTGGCGATGTCGCCGGATCTCATGCTCTTCGACGAGGTCACGTCGGCACTCGATCCCGAGCTCGTCGGCGAGGTTCTCAAGGTCATGGAGGATATGGCCAGGAGAGGCATGACGATGATCCTGGTCACCCACGAAATGGGCTTTGCCCGCGACGTGGCGACCAAGCTCGTCTTCATGCACCAGGGCAAGGTCTGGGAAGAAGGACCACCCGCAGAACTGTTCGCAAACCCCAAAACACCGGAGCTCAAGAGCTTCATTGGATCACACCGCCACTAG
- a CDS encoding succinylglutamate desuccinylase/aspartoacylase family protein — MHTGILTDLDFEADGRSATFLSIPYSIDRSPYFQVKIPVFRFRNGAGPRLLLMAGNHGDEYEGVFALGHILRALETNLIRGAVTILPMSNIHAVMGARRRSPLDNGNLNRAFPGDPAGTPTERLAHYLEHALFPQHDVVFDIHSGGTSMEHLTTALIERQPTPEMMDKARDLLEHLGQDYAFIAENGYDSPTSMGAAARAGAIGISGEFGGGATVTPVTMENTKRAIDNLLVRLGITQAPLISESKAPVSTTILALQSHDQAIYATRRGWFEPVVTLGQTVAAGDVAGYYHDLERLECQADALMFRRGGIVISRRLHADCQAGDCLIQAAAEIES, encoded by the coding sequence GTGCATACCGGCATTCTCACTGATCTCGATTTCGAAGCCGACGGACGTTCGGCGACTTTTCTCAGCATTCCCTATTCCATCGACCGTTCGCCCTATTTCCAGGTCAAAATTCCGGTCTTCCGATTCAGGAACGGCGCCGGGCCGCGTCTGCTGCTTATGGCGGGCAATCACGGCGACGAATATGAAGGCGTCTTCGCACTCGGCCATATTCTACGCGCGCTCGAGACCAACCTCATCCGCGGCGCCGTCACCATTTTGCCGATGAGCAACATCCATGCAGTGATGGGCGCGCGCCGCCGTTCTCCACTCGACAACGGCAATCTGAACCGCGCTTTTCCCGGCGATCCGGCGGGCACGCCGACCGAGCGGCTGGCACACTATCTTGAGCACGCGCTCTTCCCGCAGCACGATGTGGTCTTCGACATCCATTCCGGCGGCACCTCGATGGAACACCTGACGACGGCTCTGATCGAACGGCAGCCGACGCCTGAAATGATGGACAAGGCGCGCGATCTTCTGGAGCACCTGGGCCAGGACTACGCCTTTATCGCTGAAAACGGCTACGATTCCCCAACATCCATGGGCGCTGCGGCACGCGCCGGTGCAATCGGCATCAGCGGCGAATTCGGTGGCGGGGCGACGGTCACGCCCGTGACGATGGAGAATACCAAACGCGCGATCGACAACCTGCTGGTGCGCCTCGGCATTACGCAGGCACCGCTCATCAGTGAGTCGAAGGCGCCGGTGTCGACCACAATCCTCGCCCTTCAGAGCCACGATCAGGCAATCTACGCCACGCGCCGCGGCTGGTTCGAGCCGGTTGTCACCCTCGGCCAGACTGTCGCCGCTGGCGACGTCGCCGGCTATTATCACGATCTGGAACGCCTGGAGTGCCAGGCGGACGCCCTGATGTTCCGCCGCGGCGGCATTGTCATATCGCGTCGCCTGCACGCAGATTGCCAGGCCGGCGATTGCCTTATACAGGCAGCCGCTGAAATCGAAAGCTGA